A region from the Paludicola sp. MB14-C6 genome encodes:
- a CDS encoding phosphoglycerate kinase codes for MNALNKKTVDDLKVSGKRVLVRCDFNVPLKNGVITDENRIVAALPTIKKLLADGAKVILCSHLGKPKGEPLPDKSLAPVAKRLSELLNQEVIFAADDNVVGENAKKAVAEMKDGDVVLLENTRYRAEETKNGEALSKELGSLADIFVNDAFGAAHRAHCSTVGVVAYVEEAAVGYLIEKELKFLGGAVENPVRPFVTILGGAKVADKLNVIENLLTKADTLIIGGGMAYTFLAAKGYDVGTSLLDSEKIDYCKDMLKQADEKGVQILLPIDCTIAKEFPNPIDAEIDVKVVAANEIPSDYMGLDIGTKTAELFAEAVKSAKTVVWNGPMGVFENPVLAKGTIAVAKALAETDAITIIGGGDSAAAVNTLGYGDKMSHISTGGGASLEFLEGKELPGIAAMNDK; via the coding sequence ATGAACGCATTGAATAAAAAAACAGTTGACGATCTAAAAGTATCAGGAAAAAGAGTATTAGTACGTTGTGACTTCAATGTTCCTCTAAAGAACGGAGTTATTACTGACGAAAATAGAATTGTTGCAGCACTTCCAACAATTAAAAAATTATTAGCTGATGGCGCAAAAGTTATCCTATGTTCTCACTTAGGTAAACCAAAAGGTGAGCCATTACCAGATAAATCTTTAGCACCAGTTGCAAAAAGACTTTCTGAATTATTAAATCAAGAAGTTATTTTCGCTGCTGATGATAACGTTGTTGGCGAAAACGCTAAAAAAGCTGTTGCTGAAATGAAAGATGGCGATGTTGTTTTATTAGAGAACACTCGTTATCGTGCTGAAGAAACTAAGAACGGCGAAGCACTAAGCAAAGAATTAGGAAGTCTTGCTGATATCTTTGTAAACGATGCTTTTGGTGCTGCTCATAGAGCTCACTGTTCAACTGTTGGTGTAGTAGCTTACGTTGAAGAAGCAGCTGTTGGTTATCTAATTGAAAAAGAATTGAAATTCCTAGGTGGAGCTGTTGAAAACCCAGTTAGACCATTTGTTACAATTCTTGGCGGTGCTAAAGTCGCAGATAAACTAAATGTTATCGAAAACTTATTAACAAAAGCTGACACTCTAATCATCGGTGGTGGTATGGCTTATACATTCTTAGCTGCAAAAGGCTATGATGTTGGTACTTCTTTACTTGACTCTGAAAAAATTGATTACTGTAAAGATATGTTAAAACAAGCTGATGAAAAAGGCGTTCAAATTCTTCTTCCAATCGATTGCACAATTGCGAAAGAATTCCCTAACCCAATTGATGCAGAAATCGATGTAAAAGTTGTTGCTGCAAATGAAATCCCAAGCGATTACATGGGCTTAGATATTGGAACAAAAACTGCTGAATTATTTGCTGAGGCAGTAAAATCTGCTAAAACTGTTGTTTGGAACGGACCTATGGGCGTTTTTGAAAACCCAGTATTAGCAAAAGGTACAATTGCTGTTGCAAAAGCATTAGCTGAAACAGATGCAATTACTATTATCGGTGGTGGTGACTCTGCTGCTGCTGTTAATACATTAGGTTACGGCGACAAAATGAGCCATATCTCAACTGGTG